TAAGTTCCTTGGAATCATTCCAATAGCAGTACAGGCCACCTTACTGTATTTAGTTTGGAGCAAACATGAGTATGCCAAAAATGGTCTCAAAACATGGGCCGTCGTGTTCTTGATCATAGGCCCAAGCCTAAAACTTTTTGGTGGGCTATTGTCAGATATTGCGCAATCAACAGTACTTGAAAACCTAGAATCTTACTTGGTTAATGCCGTTTCTATTTTAATTGGAATAGCCATTGTAGACTTTACTAATAAAACCGTCAAGGTATAAGTATTAGAACAAGAATAAAGCCTGACATTCGCACACGTCGTTTTTGGGCTATTTTTCAGGAAACAGGCAAAAAACGGCCATAAACGTTGAGCTTAGTCAACAAGCAATACAAGAATCATGATTATGAGAAAACTTTGTATTCTATTTAGCTTCCTCTTGTTGGCTATTCCTTCTTTCGCCTGTGACTGCGAAGGCCCAGAGAAGCTTTTACAGGAATCTATTCAGCAGGCACACACTATTTTCTTGGGAAAGATGGTTTCTATCAAAGAATACAAACCAACCCTAAAACCTAAGGGCAAGTGGGACAGGTATTATCTTGTAGAATTTGAGGCGGAAGAAGTATTCAAAGGCACTACCACGAAGACCATCCAATTGATGGAGGAAAGCAACTCTTGCGGTCTTGACATTATAAAGGGACAAACTTATTTAGTGTTCGCTTATTTTGATGAGCAGGAGAAAATGCCCGCCTATCACCAGTGTTTTAAGTCAGCCCTTCAAAAAGACAAGGCATCTGAAGAATTAGCTGTTTTGAGGGCCAGCAAAAAGTAACATAGGGGCCTCACCAAACCACTTCGCTTTTGGGCTACTTTAGACAAAACAGGCGAAAAATGGAGATGATGAATTTGATAGGTGTTGGGTACTAGCTCTCCTTCAACGAACTACGGCTACTCTAGCTTGACCACAAGATCCTTTCAGGATGACAACAGGTGGTAAGAGATTGGAGATTAAAAACGAAAAACAATTTTGCACCGTCCTTCTTTATCTTCACGTACTACAACATCAGCACATTAAATGCATAGCATCCTGCCATGTCCTCAGTAAAGTCAGCTTTCTTCGCTTCACTTCGTCCTTTATTGCAATGCTTAGCCATGGTGGCGTTTATGGCATGGAGTGTGGTTTCCTGCACGCCCAAGGACGAGGAGTTTACCCCAGAAGCCAGTGCTGTGCTTCGGTTTGAGGCAGACACGGTGGTGTTTGACACGGTCTTCACCGTGGTGGGCAGTGTGACCAAGCGCCTGAAAGTTTACAACAGCAACAAGAACGCAGTGCGCATCTCAGAGATTAAGGTGGCGGGCATGGGCGCATCACCGTTCCAAGTATTTGTAAATGGGAGGCCGGGCCCCTTGCTGGAGAGCGTAGAAGTTCGGGGCGGCGACAGTTTGTTGCTTTTGGTCAAAGCTACCATCAACCCCACGGCAGACAACCAGCCATTCCTGGTAAGAGACTCCATCCAGTTCCTGACCAACGGAAACCAACAACAGGTAATTCTGGAGGCGTATGGCCAGAACGCCGCGTTCTACAGAAAATACACCACAGGTTGCGCCGAAACTTGGACCGCCAGCAAAGCGCATGTGATTTATGATTCGGTGACGGTGCCGGCGGGTTGTACGTTGATTATTGAGAAGGGCGCTCAGATTCACCTGCACAAGAATGCCAAACTCAAAGTGCTAGGCACGCTCTTGGTGCGTGGTGAGGCAGAAGAACGAGTGCGCTTTCAACAAGTTCGGCAGGAGGAAGATTACCGCAATGCGCCCGGTCAGTGGCAAGGAATTGAGTTGGCTGCTACCAGCACCGGAAACCGATTGCAATACACAGAGATTAAGAACGCCGTCACGGGCATTTTCCTGAAAGCCGAAGGAAATCAAGTGCCCTCCGTCACGCTGGAGCAGACGTTTATCAAGACCATGCTGCAATCCGGTATTTTGAGCCACGGCGGAAATGTGACGCTCATCAATAGCATTATTACCAATACCGGCGAGTATGCTTTGGCGGGCCTGGGAGGCGGACTGTATAAAATCTACTTCAGCACGCTGGCTAACTACGCGAATGAATTCGTGCGCTTCTCCCCGTCCTTTGTGTTTAGTGAGGAATTAGGTAATACTAGAAAAGCGCGGTACCAGGTAGAAGTGGTCAACAGCATCCTTTGGGGAAGGCAGGACGAGGAACTTCAGTTTGGCGCGGCAACGCTGGGCTCTACCAGAAACATCAGACATTCCTTTATAAAAACAATGGCTTACGCGACTGAACTAGCGGGCAACAACAACCAAATCAATGTGGATCCTAAATTCAGGGATGCGCCCAAGTTCGACTTCCAGATCATCAAGCTCTCACCGGCTAACAAGGCAGGTATACCGCTGTCTGGCATCTTGCTGGACTATGAAGCCAAAGAGCGCGACACCACCACGCCAGACGTAGGCGCCCTAGAAGTAATTGACTAATCCCCTATTCCATGAAGTGGTTCCAAAAGTCCATCCGGCTCCCGGCCGTCAAGCGCGGCTTTCATCTCATCACAGATTTGCTAGAATCCCAACTCCCCGAACTAGAGGATTATCAGGTGGGTTTGGCGCATGTGTTTATTCAGCATACCTCGGCGGGACTGTGCATCAATGAGAATGCAGACCCTACGGTGCGGCATGACTTTGAACAGCATTTCAATAAGATGGTACCCGAGAACGCGCCGTATTATAGACATACCTTAGAAGGACCCGATGATATGCCCGCGCATATTAAGTCGGCTTTGCTGGGCTCCTCGGTTACTATTCCCATTTCCAAAGGCCGTTTGGCATTAGGCACCTGGCAGGGCATTTACCTCTGTGAGCACCGCAACAACGGCGGCAAGCGCACGGTGGTGGTCACGTTGCAGGGGCAGTAGGCATCCGTTTTTGGGCTATTTCCCATAAAACAGGCCAAAAACGCCTATCGGGCCTCAGGGGAGTATTCAATCTGATTGAAATGCACTGTGAAGGTGGTGCCTTCCCCGGGTTGGCTGTCTACGGTGATGGTGCCGCCCAAGGCTTTCACCTGCATTTTGGTCAGGTACAGACCCAGGCCCTTAGAGTGCTCGGTTCTATGAAACACCTTGTAAAGCCCGAACAGCTTGGAACCCATCTTATCCAAGTCCATGCCAATGCCGTTGTCTTGCACCGCCAGATGCAGGGTGCTGCCCGTGCGCCAGCTCTTGACGGTGATAACGGGTTGCCTCTGCGGAGAACGGTATTTGAGGGCGTTGGAGATGAAGTTGTGCAATATGCTTTCCAGGTACAGTTTGGGCATGAAGATGGAAGAAACCTGCAGGTCCTGCACCACCTGCGCCTGTGTCTGCTCCAGAACGGCCGCCAGGTTCTCCTTCTCCTTCTGAATCAATTCCTCCAGGTTTACTTCTTCCTGCGGCAACTGCTGCACCAGGTGCGTCTCTAGAATCACGTTCAGGTCATCCAGGGTCGCCATGATGTTATCACTTACCTGCTTAATGCTGTCCATCACGTAGGCAGACGTTTCCTCGCCTGGCTCTTCTACATAAAACTGGTACAGGCTCTTGATGTTGGCCAAAGGCGAGCGCAGGTTATGGGAAATGATGTACGCGAAGTCTTCTAGCTGGGCATTCTTGGTTCTGAGCTGTTCTGCGTTCAGCAATAATTCTTCGTTTAAGGTCTGTAGGTCTTGGGCCTGGTTGCGGAGCCGGATGGCAATGAGGTCTTTCAAGAGGACCTGCGCTATGTCCACCTCGTTCACGTTCCAGGGCTGCGACTTGCCTTTGATCACCTCCACCCACTCTTCAAACGACTTTCTGGGGTGAATATGCAGTCCCTGGCCCAGCATGGGTTTCTCAGGGTTTCCGGCCCAAATACGGGTTTCGGTAATTTCAGGCTTAAAGAAAAGCAGGTATTCTTGGTTGTACCTGGAGATTTCCAGGGCTAGCAAGCCACTGGCCTGCTCCTGGAAAGGCGCCGCCTCTGGCCAATGGGCAGACAACTGCCGGGTGGCAAA
The nucleotide sequence above comes from Nibribacter ruber. Encoded proteins:
- a CDS encoding secondary thiamine-phosphate synthase enzyme YjbQ, with amino-acid sequence MKWFQKSIRLPAVKRGFHLITDLLESQLPELEDYQVGLAHVFIQHTSAGLCINENADPTVRHDFEQHFNKMVPENAPYYRHTLEGPDDMPAHIKSALLGSSVTIPISKGRLALGTWQGIYLCEHRNNGGKRTVVVTLQGQ